In the genome of Quercus robur chromosome 3, dhQueRobu3.1, whole genome shotgun sequence, one region contains:
- the LOC126718512 gene encoding uncharacterized protein LOC126718512, translating to MAQQSERDIIRPITIMLDGPTSYHAWSQNMTVFLKGRKLWRYVTGSIPKPVPNPKSKATAAEESSKTAVTTDDYEERLEEWESIQSKILSWFINTSIPSIHNLLPRLETAEAAWKFLVDRYNCTNDSSLEFHIESKLYQMRQETGQSISDFYSQTSTMWEQLSAADPPLVCSKDIELFVKYRDRRRFMHFMMGLREDFEPTRASLLSRSPTPSLDAAVKELISEENRRPTYHMTSSDHVLATPSPQPPIVAFTAPPRINSGRPTSQSSKGAHCKFCRAKGHDISVCRKLQKFVQEQNKASLPQAAAVCPSDPSVPTGPSLASSLTTADIEAVVQQVLSRTSTALSVTSGSPDGSSAWDRP from the exons atggctcaacaaagtgaacgagatatcatacgtcctatcaccatcatgttggatggtcctactagctatcatgcatggtctcagaatatgaccgtctttctcaagggtcgtaaactgtggagatatgtgactggttcaattcctaagccagtaccaaaccctaagtccaaagccacagctgctgaagagtcttccaagactgctgttacaacagatgattatgaagaacgtctagaagaatgggagagtattcagagtaagatcttatcttggtttatcaatacctctattccctccattcataatcttcttcctcgtcttgaaactgctgaggctgcttggaaatttttggtCGATCGTTATAActgcactaatgattcaagcttggagtttcacattgaatcaaagctttatcaaatgcgccaagagacaggtcagtctatttctgatttttattctcagacttctactatgtgggaacaactctctgctgcagatcctccactggtgtgttctaaggacattgagctctttgtcaaatatcgggatcgccgtagatttatgcacttcatgatgggtttacgtgaggattttgagcctactagggcttctctacttagccggtctcctactccttctcttgatgctgcagtaaAGGAGCTCATTTCTGAGGAGAATCGTCGGCCCACTTATCACATGACATCATCTGATCATGTCTTGGCTACACCCTCACCACAGCCTCCTATTGTTGCATTCACTGCTCCTCCGCGAATAAACTCCGGGCGTCCCACCTCTCAGTCTTCCAAAGGTGCTCACTGCAAGTTTTGCCGTGCCAAAGGCCATGACATCTCTGTTTGTCGTAAGCTACAGAAATTTGTGCAAGAACAGaataaagcttctcttcctcaggcagctgctgtatgtccttcagatccatcggttcctacaggtccatctttggcttcctcacttactacggctgatattgaggcagttgttcaacaggttttatcccgcacttccactgccctttctgtcacctcag gatccccggacgggtcaagtgcttgggacaggccgtaa